TGGAAATCATTTCTGTGAGTATCCCTTTTCATGCACTCTGGAAATTTTGTTGTAATCTAGAATTTTTAGTTGTAGTAACAGAAAGCAATAGTTTACGACTGTAATCAGATTTTGTTATTGCTAGAATAGATTAACCAATATGTTCATATGTCAATGAAGGTaactcaaacatttcttttacatAATTTCAAGCAAATTGTGTGACAAATTGCCTGttaggacatacaaaaacaaagcTGGATTTGTTGATACCTGAACAAGGAACCAGTAGACTGGaccaagaaatgaaaaaaatatattgaacagCGCAAACACTTACCATCAGGTTAACAAGAAAGcttctttaaataataataaagattatGCTATATTATATTGACTAGCCTCATTTTACATATGATTATAGTTGCTTTGCTATTTTTGAAAGtaagaataaatataatttaataaatatatttaaaaataaattatagagTTTTGATATGTACTTTccagaaaatatgaaaaatacattttttggcTCCATAGGGAAATGTCTTTTTATGTCTGGGCTAAGCAACGAACAATTGAATCATATGGATGACCATACTTTGCCACATAAATATGGTAGTGGATTTACAAATATGGGTGGAAAGGACACACCAGGTAGCAAAGATCTTTccaggtatatatatatttaatcatACAGTATTTATCAGAAAATTATGGtcctattttttatttgtgctatttTGTCCTCTTTTCAGCAAAGAATTTCTGGAAGGAGGACGTATTCTAGTGCAGAAATTGCAGAAGTATCAACCTAAAATAGCTGTTTTTAATGGAAAATGTAGGTTTCTAAAAATGAGAGTTGGGCATTTTGTTGTGTTAAGCACGTATTATATTTGATGGGTGTATTTCCCGTTTCACTATAGGTATTTATGACATCTTTAGTAAAGAAGTTTTTGGAGTGAAGGTTAAAAATTAGAATTTGGACTACAGCCACATAAGGTTCCAGATACAGAAACAGTAAGTTCTTGTCTTTATTGGAATatcatttttttcacatttatggaaggactttcaaaatatatttatttcaatatgTAAATCAAACATCTTGCTGTTTCTGATACAAGTCttcatttaaaattataatacatacaatacaatacaatagcagagttggaagggaccttggaggtcttctagtccaacccctgcctaggcaggaaaccctataccgtttcagacaaatggctatccacatcttcttaaagacttccagtgttggggcattcacaaattACTGCTATTCTCTTTTAAGTTTTTCAGAAAGACTGCCAAAGATCAAAAAGCTCTGTAACAACTATTTTAGTATTTGAAAATAACCAGGATTGAAGaggttgcttttttttctcctattttttgtACAGCTTTGCTATGTGAGCCATCATCCAGTGCAAGATGTGCTCAGTTTCCTCGTGCACAGGATAAAGTTCATTATTACATAAAGCTAAAAGACTTAAGGGATCAATTGAAGGGGGTTGCATCATCTGCTGAAGTCCAGGAAGTGCAGTATACATTTGATTTGCAGCTTGCACAAGGTATTCCATGTGAAATCAAAATAGTAGTTATGAATTACTTAATATATCAAATCTTAAAAGGTAAATAACATAGACCCAGACAGTTATTTCGTGCTATGAATTTATGGTTGACAGTTCTTGCATATTTCAGATTTAATGATTACAGAATAATGCAAATTCCATTGTGTGACTCCTTCTGGAAGGCAATTCTTATCGATAGAAACAGGATATTTACAAGTTTTCaagttgtgattttattttattctgaactAGGATAACTTTGACAAATGGTTCTGTGTttaagaattaaaacaaaaacaatttcaaCATTGTGAGTCTGGTTTATGCAGAGGACGCGAAGAAGATGGctgttaaagaagaaaaatatgatcCAGGATATGAAGCAGCCTATGGAGGTACTTATGGTGAAAGAACCACCTCTGAAAATGAACAATGTATCTTCCCCACAAATGGAACAGGTACAGCATGAAAAAATTcaaattatgttttaattttaatctattgTCCCCAACTGAGAAGGCAGTAAAATTGTTTCTTGGGCAAGCTGCAATAATTAGAATGCTCTGATCTTCATGACCCTCACTTACTTCATAATCCTTCTGCCAGTACGTTGACTGGAGGCATGgaataaaagaaagcaaatataacTTCCATTTGTCAGTTTAAGAAATATTCATCTTTTGCATTGTATGCAGTGGGagggtattgttgttgttgttaattgcaaagtagTGTCTGACACattacgaccccatggacaatgtttctccaggctttcctggcctctaccatcctctcgagtccatttaagctcacactgacttcTTCGGTGATTCcaaccagccacctcattctctgttgttcctttcttcttttgccctcagtctttccaagcattaggctcttctccagtgagtccttccttctcattaggaggccaaagtatttgagtttcatcttcaggatgtggccttctaaggagcagtcaggattgatctcctctagggctgaccggtttgatcgcaggactcgcaggagtcttctccagcaccatatttcaaaggcctcaattctttggcactcagcctttctttggtccaactttcacagccatacattgcaactgggaaaaccatagccttgactatacacacttttcttGGCAGGAGGGTATTAATTTAGTACAAAGGGTGGTTCAAAATGTTCTTGTGTTGGAAATACAGAAAGCAAGTACAAGAGATTTGGCTTTTGAAGCCAACACCACTTCTAGTCCTGTTTCTTCTCTACAGTGTGGGAATGAGAAAGATTGCAAAAATATCCTCAAGGAGAGAGCAGGAGTCTTGGATTTTCTCTTCCAAAATTGGAGCCTTCTGTCCAGTCTCAGAAGAGGAATTCCAGCATAGGCTTTGAAGCCTGAAATTGTGTCCCAGAAAACCAGACGATTtgcttaggttttttttaaaattcctaaaCATAAAAATTCATTTTGAATTCACTATAAACACATGAACAGCATAAATGTTATAAAATATGTGCTTCTATATTCTTCATGCATTTTGTATATAGTTGTGCTCCTTGTTCCTCCTTTAATTTTAGCGATTGATGTAGGTTTCTTTTTATGCAGCAACCAACATGGAGTACAGCAGTGATTCTTCCGTTCCTAATGGACAGTGGATGATGCAAACTTTCACAGATCAGTTTCCGGAATTTAGCCTCTCAAGAGCACAAGAAGAAGGGAGAGTCAGTACTTAGAATCAACTCTATATTCTACAGTCATTTTTTTAATGCAGTGGTCAAGAATGGTACCTCAGTTCCCCAACTGAAGCATTTGAATAGCATTGTACCTCTTTAGTTTTTCTTAGAATGAGACATTTTTGGTAGATGAATTAGGTTAATTTAAAGAAGTGTCATTTGTTACAGAAAATAATTCTCTccccattatttcttttttttgggaggggtacAAAGTTTTATAGCTAAAATTATTCCATTTTTGCCGTTTTAGCCAAGTGATTTCTCGTTTGTGATGTCCAATGTtgttttaaatccattttttgtAAGATACTCTGTGAAGTTATATTTTTAAGATATCGGTTTTGGGATATACCCTGTGTGTGCTCATTTATATGAATTAAAGGGCAGAAATGTTGATTTAACAGTTACCAAACAGTAACATAACAAGATAGTAGAAATGCAAGCCTATGCATTAAGAGAAGTTATTCAGACAGAACAGGTTAGTTTACCTCTCTTTCCCCAAAAAGGACTAGATTCCTAATTCTCTCTGGGTCTTGTCACTGGTAATCAAATGTGaaaactgccttttgaaaaatgtgggggggggggggtcaagccaCATTTACCCttaaattcaaaaatatttttcagggacccaattctgtattttttttatttctgtttatcaTTATTTCAGCTTCATTCCCAAATTATTTTAGCTCTGAGTTACTACTGGATATGGTGCTCTCTGTAGGCATATGTTACAACAATCTCAGTTGGCATTGCTGGTATCAACAAATGGTTCGCTTTGAGTAAAGCAATGCTTTTCTATGCAGTTGATATAACTACTTTTGTATTTATCGCTCTAAGTTAGGCTTGGAGAAGGAAAGATAGATGTGAAAACAGGAGTTGCACTGTTTTTATCTATGACACTCCACTGTTCTGCTTGTGGAGGATATGCACTCTGTTAGAATATTCTGCATGATGTGCTAAATTTGCAGTGCAACAGTTTGTGACCACTGTCTTTTTAAAAGCATAGTTCCTACTGAGAATGTTTGTGCTATCTATGCCTTCTTTTCTCCTCCAGCCTGTTTTCTGTTTGAGAGGTAGagataaaagcaataaaagaagtaAACAAATTTTTTCAGAATCTATTGGTTAGGTGCTTTAGATACTTGAATTATGTACTAGAACTCTATTTCAATGTATATAATTTAGATTATCTAACTACTTCACAAATAGCtggaaatgtttaaaatgttagGAAGTAGGGTTGTATGGATCAATTTAAAATCAAACCATAGCTTGCTAGTCACTTTGGAATTTTTCCAGAGTGTTTTGATTTCTTGCTCATTAAAAGATGAGCATATTTATGACCTGCCATAAAATAATGTACATTTAATCCTCCAAGCcaattctttttaatattaagatgTGTATCTAGTTCTAATCATGTTGGTTAGTCTCTGTGGAAACTCCATGTCAATAATCTAGTAAATTCATTTGCAGCACAATCTTATGCATGTTTATTCAAATTGAGCTCCACGATATTCAACAAGGTTTACTTCCTAGTAAGTGTGCTTAAGATTGCACACTTATGTGTCACTGTTTACATGGATACTTTTTTGCAAGTGCTTGAAGTGCCTTGCATCAGGGATCTGGAACACTTTTTTAAAACAGAGAATTATCTTGCTGCCGATCATGCAAAGTTCACTATTATGATGTGAAAAGGGGATGACTTGTTTTGAAAGAAACATCCAGGTTAATGAGATGTGAATGCACATCAGTTCTAGAATATGGtgctttaaaatgtatttaatatgTCTGACCTGcctttttttgtgcaaaaaaaaccaagaacaaaTTCTTATAATATTTTCTGGTGCTTTATTGTAACATTGTTTAAAAGTCAATGATTAATTGTATTGGTGTTGTTACAACAaagcaattttaaattatttgaaataaaataatggatgcttaattttatttagcttaattttatatataaaagatgcacttatggcaaaaaaaatattcagaagtaTTACAAAC
This genomic interval from Thamnophis elegans isolate rThaEle1 chromosome 7, rThaEle1.pri, whole genome shotgun sequence contains the following:
- the TDG gene encoding LOW QUALITY PROTEIN: G/T mismatch-specific thymine DNA glycosylase (The sequence of the model RefSeq protein was modified relative to this genomic sequence to represent the inferred CDS: inserted 5 bases in 4 codons; deleted 1 base in 1 codon; substituted 1 base at 1 genomic stop codon), with the protein product MAWICPLRLCRREKGFAVLSVNRLSPTVKGRKRRNKSTEPKKSAAKPKPKPVKSKGKQEKITDTFKVKRKVDRXNGVSEAELLTKTLPDXLTFNLDIVLLVXTQFNAAYKGHHYPGPGNHFWKCLFMSGLSNEQLNHMDDHTLPHKYGSGFTNMGGKDTPGSKDLSSKEFLEGGRILVQKLQKYQPKIAVFNGKCIYDIFSKEVFGVKVKNXEFGLQPHKVPDTETLCYVXPSSSARCAQFPRAQDKVHYYIKLKDLRDQLKGVASSAEVQEVQYTFDLQLAQEDAKKMAVKEEKYDPGYEAAYGGTYGERTTSENEQCIFPTNGTATNMEYSSDSSVPNGQWMMQTFTDQFPEFSLSRAQEEGRVST